Proteins from a genomic interval of Zingiber officinale cultivar Zhangliang chromosome 2A, Zo_v1.1, whole genome shotgun sequence:
- the LOC122040874 gene encoding probable WRKY transcription factor 27 encodes MEDDDWDLSAVVRSCRSSGEAAPSTRDSLWVFPRSLEQLRVVEDRKGGAFISLSDVFKRRSGVLEIPEVQPLPGEKGSSLSPLSAAVLQDAAVAESKQPPVCRKVDRPVSQTPRSRRRKNQQKKVVHHVAADGLSSDMWAWRKYGQKPIKGSPYPRGYYRCSSSKGCAARKQVERSRTDPAVFIVTYTNEHNHPMPTHRNSLAGITRPKLPTTPTGNQESSPVPSTAAPLCDSILPQQNKYCEDGAAEEVEAEDDDEEAELLVDDMEMMGEDDLQFMSSEEGAGGSPTGDIAALFDGDGCFDALLFPLSSLPSKAESSNATAAAGESSSGS; translated from the exons ATGGAGGACGACGACTGGGACCTGAGCGCGGTGGTGCGGAGTTGCCGGTCGTCAGGGGAGGCGGCGCCATCGACGAGGGACTCCTTGTGGGTGTTTCCGCGGTCGTTGGAGCAGCTTCGGGTGGTGGAGGACCGGAAAGGAGGCGCCTTTATAAGTTTATCGGACGTATTCAAACGCCGGAGCGGCGTGTTAGAGATCCCCGAAGTCCAGCCGCTGCCGGGGGAGAAAGGTAGCTCTTTGTCGCCTCTCTCCGCCGCTGTGCTACAGGACGCCGCCGTAGCGGAGTCAAAGCAGCCCCCAGTCTGCCGGAAAGTGGACCGGCCAGTTTCCCAAACTCCCCGCTCCAGGCGAAG GAAGAACCAGCAGAAGAAGGTGGTACATCACGTCGCCGCCGACGGGCTCTCCTCCGACATGTGGGCATGGCGGAAGTACGGGCAGAAGCCCATCAAAGGCTCGCCTTATCCACG GGGATACTACCGCTGTAGCAGCTCCAAAGGCTGCGCCGCTCGGAAACAGGTGGAGCGGAGCCGGACAGACCCGGCGGTGTTCATCGTCACCTACACCAACGAGCACAACCACCCTATGCCCACCCACCGGAACTCCCTCGCCGGAATCACCCGCCCCAAGCTTCCCACCACCCCCACAGGCAACCAGGAATCGAGTCCTGTTCCCTCCACGGCCGCGCCTCTCTGCGACTCCATCCTTCCCCAGCAAAACAAATACTGCGAAGACGGAGCGGCGGAGGAGGTAGAGGCGGAAGACGACGACGAGGAGGCAGAACTGCTCGTGGACGACATGGAGATGATGGGCGAAGACGATCTGCAATTTATGAGCTCGGAGGAGGGAGCCGGCGGGTCGCCGACGGGGGATATAGCAGCGTTATTCGACGGCGACGGTTGCTTCGACGCCCTCCTGTTCCCTCTATCATCGCTGCCATCGAAGGCCGAGTCCAGCAACGCCACTGCAGCTGCTGGTGAATCTTCCTCTGGTTCATAa